Part of the Ornithinimicrobium flavum genome, GCGGAGGCGGCCGGGGCGGCGGCGACCGAGGCGGTCAGGGCGAGGGCGGCCAGGGTCAGGGCGGTCTTCTTCATGATTCCTCCGGGGACAGTGGGCCGGGTCCGGGATGGCTCCGGATTGGTCTCATCATGGATCTGTTGCACAATGTTTGTCAAGGGTTTGTCACAACTAGTTCACAACTCATCTGGCGGAGGTCGTGCGTGCAGGGCAGAGTGGACCGGGTGAACCCCGTCGCCGAGCTGCGCAGCTTCCTGCGCGCATCCCTGGTGACGAAAGTGCCGCGCTCCCGGCGGGACCCGGCGCACGTGCTGCGGCGACGCCGGGTGGTCTCGGCCCTCACCCTGGTGATCGGTTCCGCCGTGCTGTGGTGGTCGCTGCAGCTCCAGCCCGGCGACCCGCTGTTCTACGCCGGCACGGCCCTGCTCGCAGGCATCTGGCTCGCCGGGGCCTTCCTGGCCGGGCCGCTCTACCTGGGTCGTGCCCACACCCGGGACGGCACCGCATACGCCCGCCCCGTCGTGCAGTCCCTCGCGCTGGGAACCCTGCTCCTCGGGGTCTTCCTCGCCGGCGCGTTCGTGGTCGCGCAGGTGCCGTTCCTGCGCGGGCCGGTGGACGACCTGCTGGACCACGCGAGGTTCGGGTCCCTCCCGCTCGTCCTCGTCATCACCATGGTCAACGGGATCGCCGAGGAGCTCTTCTTCCGGGGTGCCCTCTACGCCGCCATCCCGCAGCGGTGGACCGTCGCCGCCACCACGATGGTCTACGCCGCGACGACCGTCGTCGTGGGCGTGCCGCTGCTGGTGCTGGCCGCTGTCTGCCTGGGTCTGGTCTGCGGCCTGCAGCGGCGGGTCACCGGTGGCGTGCTCGGCCCCGTCATCACGCACATCACCTGGTCCTCCGGCATGCTCCTGCTCCTGCCGCCCCTCCTCTCGACCCTGAAATGAGCCTCATGAACACACCCCGCACCGCCCTGGTCACCGGCGCGTCCGGCTACGTCGGAGGGCTGCTGGT contains:
- a CDS encoding CPBP family intramembrane glutamic endopeptidase, giving the protein MNPVAELRSFLRASLVTKVPRSRRDPAHVLRRRRVVSALTLVIGSAVLWWSLQLQPGDPLFYAGTALLAGIWLAGAFLAGPLYLGRAHTRDGTAYARPVVQSLALGTLLLGVFLAGAFVVAQVPFLRGPVDDLLDHARFGSLPLVLVITMVNGIAEELFFRGALYAAIPQRWTVAATTMVYAATTVVVGVPLLVLAAVCLGLVCGLQRRVTGGVLGPVITHITWSSGMLLLLPPLLSTLK